One stretch of Manis pentadactyla isolate mManPen7 chromosome 10, mManPen7.hap1, whole genome shotgun sequence DNA includes these proteins:
- the MBLAC1 gene encoding LOW QUALITY PROTEIN: metallo-beta-lactamase domain-containing protein 1 (The sequence of the model RefSeq protein was modified relative to this genomic sequence to represent the inferred CDS: inserted 2 bases in 1 codon) produces the protein MSSQVRTEALPGEPPLLVTGDPYSVVVLLRGYAEPDGVAGAVYADGSVTLILPQVGALASSHRAPLYEGDEAKTALEEAARGPILVDTGGPWAREALLGALAGQGVDPGDVTLVVGTHGHSDHIGNLGLFPGAALLVSHDFCLPGGRYLPHGLSEERPLRLGPGLEVWATPGHGGQHDVSVVVAGTALGTVVVVGDVFERDGDEDSWQVLSEDPVAQERSRERVLGMADVVVPGHGGPFRVVRKVLQPETVSXGNSRRDTMVGDKEPTVHLQALRGTRLLSGKPLSRGTDGQAPISRVRGVGRWFPAFSGGRFSSEDRVPLPLPPPVSLFPQPNWDPGWAQSCAIFWGLSSKMEECSWEGCPK, from the exons ATGAGTAGTCAGGTGCGGACTGAAGCGCTGCCCGGAGAGCCCCCTCTGCTGGTGACGGGCGATCCCTACTCCGTGGTGGTTCTGCTGCGGGGCTACGCAGAGCCCGACGGGGTCGCAGGCGCAGTGTACGCCGACGGCTCCGTGACCCTTATTCTGCCCCAAGTAGGGGCCCTGGCCTCCAGCCACCGAGCACCCTTGTACGAGGGGGACGAGGCGAAGACTGCCCTGGAGGAGGCGGCCCGTGGTCCTATCCTCGTGGACACCGGGGGCCCctgggctcgggaggcgctcttGGGGGCGCTGGCAGGGCAGGGCGTGGACCCCGGGGACGTGACTCTAGTGGTGGGGACCCACGGACACTCGGATCACATCGGGAACCTGGGGCTGTTTCCCGGGGCGGCCCTGCTGGTGTCGCACGACTTCTGTCTTCCCGGGGGCCGCTACCTCCCCCACGGGCTAAGTGAGGAGCGGCCCCTGCGGCTGGGGCCAGGGCTCGAGGTGTGGGCCACGCCGGGCCATGGGGGCCAGCACGACGTGAGCGTGGTGGTGGCGGGCACAGCCTTGGGTACCGTGGTGGTGGTGGGCGATGTGTTTGAACGCGATGGAGACGAAGACTCGTGGCAGGTGCTGAGCGAAGACCCTGTGGCCCAGGAGCGAAGCCGGGAGAGAGTCCTTGGCATGGCCGACGTGGTCGTGCCTGGTCACGGAGGCCCCTTTCGGGTGGTCAGAAAAGTCTTGCAGCCAGAGACAGTGTC GGGGAACAGCCGCCGGGATACCATGGTTGGAGACAAGGAGCCCACGGTGCACCTACAAGCCCTAAGAGGGACCAGGCTCCTGTCAGGGAAGCCCCTCAGCCGAGGAACTGACGGTCAGGCCCCAATCAGCCGAGTCAGAGGAGTTGGGCGGTGGTTTCCAGCCTTTTCCGGAGGCCGGTTTTCCAGTGAGGACAGAGTGCCCTTACCTCTGCCACCACCAGTGTCACTGTTTCCACAACCAAACTGGGACCCAGGATGGGCTCAGTCGTGTGCCATCTTTTGGGGTCTCTCTAGTAAAATGGAAGAATGTTCTTGGGAGGGTTGTCCAAAATGA